In a single window of the Diospyros lotus cultivar Yz01 chromosome 10, ASM1463336v1, whole genome shotgun sequence genome:
- the LOC127812073 gene encoding bifunctional 3-dehydroquinate dehydratase/shikimate dehydrogenase, chloroplastic-like — MEWVAPVGVKLESEGTRKNSTLICAPLMADSVDQMVTYMEKAKLSGADLVEVRLDSLKSFNPGQDIQTLIKRCPLPTLFTYRPKWEGGLYDGDENSRLNALQLAMELGADYIDVELQVAHQFNSSMHNKKPAECKVIVSSHNYQSTPSIEELGNLVARIQAAGADIVKIATTAVDVTDVARVFQIIVHCQVPTIGLVMGERGLMSRILCPKFGGYLTFGTLESGKVSAPGQPTIDDLVNLYNFRQIGPDTKVFGVIGKPVSHSKSPALYNEAFKRVGFNGVYLRFLVDNVANFLQTYSSVDFVGFSITIPHKEAAVKCCDEVDPVAKSIGAVNCIIRNSSDGKLFGYNTDYVGAITAIENALRGLNHTSGSSPSPLAGKLFVVIGAGGAGKALAYGAKQKGARVVIANRTYDRAKELADTVGGDALSLADLNGFHPEDGMILANTTSIGMQPKIDETPINKEALTPYTLVFDAVYTPKITRLLREAEESGAKIVSGTEMFVGQAYEQFERFTGLPAPKELFRKIMSRY, encoded by the exons ATGGAGTGG GTTGCCCCTGTCGGTGTAAAACTGGAAAGTGAGGGAACTAGGAAGAACTCAACCCTGATCTGTGCTCCGTTGATGGCGGACTCAGTTGATCAGATGGTGACTTATATGGAAAAGGCAAAATTGAGTGGTGCTGATCTGGTGGAGGTTCGATTGGATAGTTTGAAGAGCTTCAATCCTGGTCAGGACAttcaaaccctaatcaaacGGTGTCCTTTGCCCACTCTCTTTACTTACAG ACCGAAATGGGAAGGTGGTCTATACGACGGTGATGAGAACAGCCGATTGAATGCGCTTCAGTTAGCCATGGAGTTGGGAGCTGATTACATTGATGTTGAACTTCAG GTTGCCCATCAGTTCAATAGTTCCATGCACAATAAGAAGCCTGCAGAATGTAAAGTCATTGTTTCTTCACATAACTATCAAAGTACTCCATCAATTGAGGAGCTTGGCAACCTTGTGGCAAGGATACAAGCAGCTGGAGCTGACATTGTGAAGATTGCGACAACTGCTGTGGATGTCACAGATGTGGCACGTGTTTTTCAAATAATTGTTCATTGCCAA GTCCCAACAATAGGATTGGTTATGGGTGAAAGGGGTTTGATGTCACGTATACTTTGCCCCAAATTTGGGGGATATCTGACATTTGGTACCCTTGAGTCAGGAAAAGTGTCAGCACCTGGGCAACCAACAATTGATGATTTGGTGAATTTGTATAATTTCAGACAGATAGGACCTGATACAAAAGTATTTGGTGTTATTGGGAAGCCTGTTAGCCATAGCAAGTCTCCTGCTTTGTACAACGAAGCATTCAAGAGAGTTGGGTTTAATGGAGTTTATCTGCGTTTTTTGGTGGATAATGTTGCAAACTTTCTTCAGACTTACTCATCTGTAGATTTTGTTGGTTTCAG TATTACCATTCCTCACAAAGAGGCTGCGGTTAAGTGCTGCGACGAGGTTGACCCTGTTGCGAAG TCCATAGGAGCTGTTAATTGCATTATCAGGAATTCAAGTGATGGGAAGTTATTTGGTTATAATACAGACTATGTTGGAGCTATTACTGCTATTGAGAATGCACTACGAG GACTAAATCACACAAGTGGGTCATCGCCATCACCATTGGCTGGCAAATTGTTTGTTGTCATTGGTGCTGGTGGAGCTGGCAAGGCACTTGCTTATGGTGCAAAACAAAAGGGAGCAAGGGTTGTGATTGCTAACCGAACATATG ATCGAGCTAAAGAACTTGCAGATACAGTTGGAGGAGATGCTTTATCTCTTGCTGATTTGAATGGTTTCCATCCAGAGGATGGAATGATCCTGGCAAACACAACCTCTATTGGAATGCAACCAAAGATTGATGAGACACCCATTAACAAG GAAGCCCTAACACCATATACACTGGTTTTTGATGCTGTTTATACTCCCAAAATCACAAGACTACTGCGGGAAGCTGAAGAATCTGGAGCCAAAATTGTTTCCGGGACTGAGATGTTCGTTGGGCAGGCCTATGAACAATTTGAGAGGTTTACGGGATTGCCTG CACCAAAGGAACTTTTCAGGAAAATTATGTCAAGATACTGA
- the LOC127812074 gene encoding superoxide dismutase [Cu-Zn] isoform X1 produces MVKAVAVLSSSEGVGGTVYFTQEGDGPTTVTGSLSGLKPGLHGFHIHALGDTTNGCMSTGPHFNPAAKEHGAPDDENRHAGDLGNVTVGEDGTASFTIVDKQIPLTGAHSIIGRAVVVHADPDDLGKGGHELSKSTGNAGGRLACGIIGLQG; encoded by the exons ATGGTGAAGGCTGTGGCTGTTCTTAGCAGCAGTGAGGGTGTTGGTGGCACTGTCTACTTTACCCAAGAAGGAGATG GTCCAACTACAGTCACGGGAAGCCTTTCTGGCCTTAAACCTGGACTTCATGGTTTCCATATCCATGCCCTTGGTGACACAACAAATGGTTGCATGTCTACTG GACCACATTTTAATCCTGCTGCCAAAGAGCATGGTGCTCCTGATGATGAGAATCGCCATGCTGGTGATCTTGGTAATGTCACGGTTGGTGAAGATG GCACTGCAAGTTTCACCATTGTTGACAAACAG ATTCCTCTCACTGGAGCACATTCCATCATTGGAAGGGCTGTTGTTGTCCATGCTGACCCTGATGATTTGGGAAAGG GTGGCCATGAACTCAGCAAAAGCACTGGAAATGCTGGCGGAAGGCTTGCCTGCG GCATCATCGGACTGCAGGGTTGA
- the LOC127812074 gene encoding superoxide dismutase [Cu-Zn] isoform X2, translating to MVKAVAVLSSSEGVGGTVYFTQEGDGPTTVTGSLSGLKPGLHGFHIHALGDTTNGCMSTGPHFNPAAKEHGAPDDENRHAGDLGNVTVGEDGTASFTIVDKQIPLTGAHSIIGRAVVVHADPDDLGKGGHELSKSTGNAGGRLACGIIGLQG from the exons ATGGTGAAGGCTGTGGCTGTTCTTAGCAGCAGTGAGGGTGTTGGTGGCACTGTCTACTTTACCCAAGAAGGAGATG GTCCAACTACAGTCACGGGAAGCCTTTCTGGCCTTAAACCTGGACTTCATGGTTTCCATATCCATGCCCTTGGTGACACAACAAATGGTTGCATGTCTACTG GACCACATTTTAATCCTGCTGCCAAAGAGCATGGTGCTCCTGATGATGAGAATCGCCATGCTGGTGATCTTGGTAATGTCACGGTTGGTGAAGATG GCACTGCAAGTTTCACCATTGTTGACAAACAG ATTCCTCTCACTGGAGCACATTCCATCATTGGAAGGGCTGTTGTTGTCCATGCTGACCCTGATGATTTGGGAAAGG GTGGCCATGAACTCAGCAAAAGCACTGGAAATGCTGGCGGAAGGCTTGCCTGCG
- the LOC127812074 gene encoding uncharacterized protein LOC127812074 isoform X4 → MVQLQSREAFLALNLDFMVSISMPLVTQQMVACLLDHILILLPKSMVLLMMRIAMLVILVMSRLVKMALQVSPLLTNRFLSLEHIPSLEGLLLSMLTLMIWERVAMNSAKALEMLAEGLPAASSDCRVD, encoded by the exons ATG GTCCAACTACAGTCACGGGAAGCCTTTCTGGCCTTAAACCTGGACTTCATGGTTTCCATATCCATGCCCTTGGTGACACAACAAATGGTTGCATGTCTACTG GACCACATTTTAATCCTGCTGCCAAAGAGCATGGTGCTCCTGATGATGAGAATCGCCATGCTGGTGATCTTGGTAATGTCACGGTTGGTGAAGATG GCACTGCAAGTTTCACCATTGTTGACAAACAG ATTCCTCTCACTGGAGCACATTCCATCATTGGAAGGGCTGTTGTTGTCCATGCTGACCCTGATGATTTGGGAAAGG GTGGCCATGAACTCAGCAAAAGCACTGGAAATGCTGGCGGAAGGCTTGCCTGCG GCATCATCGGACTGCAGGGTTGATTAG